One segment of Oscillospiraceae bacterium MB08-C2-2 DNA contains the following:
- a CDS encoding homocysteine S-methyltransferase family protein, translating to MKVPLPRLLDGSVLQLYPPAVPRDFCAPQWFCAHLEPLKELLAAYAGVGAGVICAPTGGADPLSLEAKGLFDQMEAFNRSLMEAAVEAAGKTGLAAGVLESTGLGHWEEIPFGRRVDSYAQQALCLKEAGAVLLVIRKMTWLPEARAAVLGARQTELPILVAMEPCDSRLPMEEEAVLAALVVLQELGVEGFGLEGNAPPAVMEPILQRLEGLAKVPLIAKPAAAYSDEMGRATLLSPGAFAAMAQGLIQSGAVLLGGGVGSTPEHIRALSSPSAGAAGSHDRQPAPLVLAGEKGVYYLDEDFTFSQPLTCHLDMSEAVLEAEDCGCDALLVRVSTAADGIMLGENGYLFRMPICLLADSAEALESALFHTTGRLMVDRRSDLPGEELDRIAAGYGALVR from the coding sequence ATGAAAGTCCCTTTGCCCCGGCTGCTGGATGGAAGCGTTTTGCAGCTGTATCCGCCGGCGGTGCCCCGGGATTTCTGCGCCCCCCAGTGGTTCTGCGCTCATTTGGAGCCGCTTAAGGAGCTGCTCGCCGCCTATGCCGGAGTGGGAGCCGGTGTAATCTGCGCCCCAACCGGAGGGGCCGATCCCCTTTCCTTGGAGGCAAAAGGGCTTTTCGACCAGATGGAGGCCTTCAACCGCTCACTGATGGAGGCGGCTGTGGAGGCCGCCGGCAAAACCGGGTTGGCGGCGGGTGTGCTGGAATCCACAGGGCTTGGGCATTGGGAGGAGATTCCCTTTGGCCGCCGGGTGGATTCTTATGCCCAGCAGGCCCTTTGCCTGAAAGAGGCGGGAGCCGTACTGCTGGTGATTCGCAAAATGACTTGGCTGCCCGAGGCACGAGCCGCTGTGCTGGGTGCCCGGCAGACAGAGCTTCCCATTTTGGTGGCTATGGAACCTTGTGATTCTCGCCTGCCTATGGAGGAAGAAGCAGTATTGGCCGCTTTGGTGGTTTTGCAGGAGCTGGGAGTAGAGGGCTTCGGCTTAGAGGGCAATGCCCCGCCGGCCGTGATGGAGCCCATTCTGCAAAGGCTGGAGGGTCTGGCCAAGGTGCCGCTGATTGCGAAGCCTGCCGCCGCCTACTCCGATGAAATGGGCAGAGCCACCTTGCTTTCTCCCGGGGCTTTTGCCGCCATGGCACAGGGCCTTATTCAGTCCGGTGCGGTTTTACTGGGCGGCGGCGTGGGAAGCACGCCCGAGCATATTCGGGCACTATCCAGCCCATCGGCCGGGGCTGCCGGCTCCCATGACCGCCAGCCTGCCCCCTTGGTGCTGGCCGGTGAGAAGGGTGTTTATTATCTGGATGAGGATTTCACCTTTTCCCAGCCTCTGACCTGCCATCTGGATATGTCCGAGGCTGTGCTGGAAGCGGAGGATTGCGGCTGTGATGCTTTGCTGGTGCGGGTTTCCACTGCTGCCGATGGCATTATGCTGGGGGAAAACGGCTATCTTTTCCGTATGCCCATCTGCCTGCTGGCGGATAGTGCCGAGGCTCTGGAATCCGCCTTGTTCCATACCACCGGGCGCCTCATGGTGGATCGCCGCTCCGATCTGCCTGGCGAAGAACTGGATCGCATTGCCGCAGGCTATGGCGCATTGGTGCGGTAG
- the argS gene encoding arginine--tRNA ligase, with product MNNIVEAARQQINSILEAAAGKAAAQGLLPHGELPSYSIEIPGDTSHGDFAVNAAMVGAKSFSMAPRKIAEALCGNMELEGTFFQSAQVAGPGFINFAVNPSWFAQSVELIEKLGGEYGRSDYGKNEKIMVEFVSANPTGPMHMGNARGGAIGDCLAAAMDAAGYQVQREFYVNDAGNQIAKFGLSLEARYMQELQGEDSFAFPEDGYHGEDIRDRVKEYIAQGGAKLLDVESAARRQALVDYALPRNIAKLEEDLHTYRIDYDLWFRESGLYADGTVEKVVGILGEKGLTYEKDGALWYKATEFGGEKDEVLIRQGGSPTYFAADIAYHYNKFSVRGYNRVINVWGADHHGHVARLKGAMDAVGLDGSKLDIILMQLVRLMKDGQPYKMSKRTGRSVTLSDLTDLVPIDAARFFFNMREPGSPMDFDLDLAVEESSHNPVYYVQYAHARICSIQRNLEKEGIYTRPCTREELELLSQPEERELIRKLAQYPDEIVKAAKYYDPAGLTRYAMETATLFHKFYNTCKVKGEDEALMQARLRLCLCMGGTLRNLLELLKISAPELM from the coding sequence ATGAACAATATCGTGGAGGCTGCCCGGCAGCAGATCAACAGCATTCTTGAGGCAGCCGCCGGGAAAGCGGCAGCACAGGGGCTTTTGCCTCACGGGGAGTTGCCTTCTTATTCCATCGAAATCCCCGGGGATACCTCCCATGGGGATTTTGCTGTCAATGCCGCTATGGTGGGTGCTAAGAGCTTTTCGATGGCACCCCGGAAGATTGCCGAGGCCTTGTGCGGCAATATGGAGCTGGAGGGAACCTTCTTCCAGTCGGCTCAGGTTGCAGGCCCGGGCTTTATCAATTTTGCCGTGAATCCCTCATGGTTTGCTCAGTCGGTGGAGCTGATTGAAAAGCTGGGCGGCGAATATGGCCGCAGCGACTACGGCAAGAACGAAAAAATTATGGTGGAATTTGTTTCCGCCAACCCCACCGGCCCTATGCATATGGGCAACGCCCGGGGCGGCGCCATTGGCGACTGTCTGGCCGCCGCTATGGATGCGGCAGGCTATCAGGTGCAGCGGGAATTTTATGTCAACGATGCAGGCAACCAGATCGCCAAGTTTGGTCTTTCACTGGAGGCCCGGTATATGCAGGAGCTTCAGGGTGAGGATTCCTTTGCCTTCCCGGAGGATGGCTACCACGGCGAGGATATCCGTGACCGTGTGAAGGAATACATTGCACAGGGCGGCGCAAAGCTGCTGGATGTGGAAAGTGCCGCACGCCGTCAGGCCTTGGTGGATTACGCTCTGCCCCGCAACATCGCCAAGCTGGAGGAGGATCTGCACACCTACCGCATTGATTATGACCTGTGGTTCCGGGAAAGCGGCCTCTATGCAGACGGTACAGTGGAAAAGGTTGTGGGTATTCTGGGCGAAAAGGGCCTGACCTATGAAAAGGATGGCGCCCTTTGGTATAAAGCCACCGAATTCGGCGGTGAAAAGGATGAGGTTCTCATCCGGCAGGGCGGAAGCCCCACCTATTTTGCGGCGGATATTGCCTACCATTACAACAAGTTTTCGGTCCGGGGCTATAACCGGGTTATTAATGTATGGGGTGCAGACCACCACGGCCATGTGGCCCGCCTTAAAGGTGCTATGGATGCCGTGGGTCTGGATGGCTCCAAGCTGGATATTATTCTCATGCAGCTGGTGCGCCTCATGAAGGACGGCCAGCCTTATAAGATGAGCAAGCGTACCGGCCGCAGTGTAACCCTTTCCGATCTCACCGATCTGGTGCCCATCGATGCCGCCCGGTTCTTCTTCAATATGCGGGAGCCCGGCTCTCCCATGGATTTTGACTTGGATTTGGCTGTGGAAGAAAGCTCTCACAACCCGGTTTATTATGTCCAGTATGCCCACGCCCGGATTTGCAGCATTCAGCGCAATCTGGAAAAGGAGGGCATCTACACCCGCCCCTGCACCCGTGAGGAGCTGGAGCTGCTCAGCCAGCCCGAAGAGCGTGAGCTGATCCGCAAGCTGGCCCAGTATCCCGATGAGATTGTCAAGGCGGCTAAATACTATGACCCGGCGGGCCTGACCCGTTATGCCATGGAGACCGCCACCTTGTTCCATAAGTTTTATAACACCTGCAAGGTTAAGGGCGAGGATGAAGCCCTGATGCAGGCCCGCCTGCGGCTCTGCCTGTGCATGGGAGGGACCCTGCGCAACCTGCTGGAACTGCTGAAAATCAGCGCCCCTGAGCTGATGTAG
- a CDS encoding DUF1934 domain-containing protein — translation MKQNKKFLISIKGVYTNYEDSDTIELFTTGDFYARGGNYYISYDETEATGFEGSRTTLKVEDSRRVTMERSGSSQAQLVIEKGVRHQCHYDMGYGDLMIGISGEKIKSSLTEQGGNLTFKYSLDVNSQLASEHEMYINIKESAN, via the coding sequence ATGAAACAAAATAAAAAGTTCCTGATCAGCATCAAAGGGGTTTATACCAACTACGAGGATTCGGATACCATTGAGCTCTTTACCACCGGGGATTTTTATGCCCGGGGAGGCAATTACTACATCAGCTACGATGAAACCGAGGCCACCGGCTTTGAAGGTTCCCGAACCACCCTCAAGGTGGAGGACAGCCGCCGGGTGACCATGGAGCGCAGTGGCAGCTCCCAGGCCCAGCTGGTGATTGAAAAGGGTGTGCGCCACCAGTGCCATTATGATATGGGCTACGGCGATCTGATGATCGGTATTTCCGGGGAAAAAATCAAATCTTCTCTCACTGAGCAGGGCGGAAACCTGACCTTTAAATATTCGCTGGATGTGAACTCCCAGCTGGCCAGTGAGCATGAAATGTATATAAACATCAAGGAGAGTGCCAATTAA
- the murI gene encoding glutamate racemase, protein MDSRPIGVFDSGVGGLTAVKELQKLLPSEEIVYLGDTGRVPYGTRSRETIIRYAKQDIAYLRRQDVKLLVVACGTVSSNLDEAHLEEIGLAIPWTGVVVPATRTACRTTRNGRVGLIATPATVRSGAYEKNARQIAPEIQVISQACPLLVPLAENGLVEKDNPISRLTLEMYLKPLAQADIDTLILGCTHYPLFYEAIAEIMGPAVTLIDSGAEAARETRRLLEQHDLLTSRKEEGTARYCVTDTVERFAEVAAIFLGKNVLGQVKFVQLEENTGD, encoded by the coding sequence GTGGACAGCCGGCCTATTGGTGTGTTTGATTCCGGGGTGGGGGGCCTTACAGCGGTCAAGGAGCTGCAAAAGCTTCTCCCCTCCGAAGAAATAGTCTATTTGGGGGATACCGGAAGGGTCCCTTATGGAACCCGCTCACGGGAAACCATTATCCGTTATGCGAAGCAGGATATTGCCTATCTGCGGCGGCAGGATGTGAAGCTGCTGGTGGTGGCCTGCGGAACAGTCAGCTCCAATCTGGATGAAGCGCATCTGGAAGAGATCGGTCTTGCCATTCCATGGACTGGTGTGGTGGTTCCAGCTACCCGAACAGCCTGCCGCACCACCCGCAACGGGCGTGTGGGGCTGATTGCCACCCCTGCCACCGTGCGCAGCGGAGCCTACGAAAAAAATGCAAGGCAGATCGCCCCTGAGATTCAAGTGATCAGTCAGGCCTGCCCTCTGCTGGTGCCGTTGGCCGAAAATGGTCTGGTGGAAAAGGATAACCCCATTTCCCGCCTGACACTGGAAATGTATTTAAAACCCTTGGCCCAGGCGGATATCGATACCCTGATTTTGGGCTGCACCCATTATCCCTTGTTTTATGAAGCCATCGCCGAGATCATGGGCCCGGCGGTCACCCTCATTGATTCCGGGGCAGAAGCGGCCCGGGAGACCCGCCGCTTGCTGGAGCAGCATGACCTGCTGACCTCCCGGAAAGAAGAAGGCACCGCCCGCTACTGTGTGACCGATACAGTGGAACGATTTGCGGAAGTAGCAGCCATCTTTTTGGGGAAGAATGTATTGGGACAGGTAAAATTCGTACAATTGGAGGAAAACACCGGCGACTGA
- a CDS encoding D-alanine--D-alanine ligase family protein codes for MSVKLCVLFGGVSSEHEVSRISAASVLENLHRDRYELTVLGITRDGRWLHYTGPAQLIAEDKWEAPEYTAPAILSPDRSHGGLLVKKETGWENLSVDVVFPVLHGKNGEDGTIQGLLALSGIPCVGCGVLSSAMCMDKAIAHSVLQAAGVPKAKLLALYEDEAQDMQAVEARFARELGYPLFIKPANAGSSVGITKAHNPAELEAALKAAFVHDRKIVAEEAIAGKEVECAIMGNRSPVAAQVLGEIAPVKEFYDYEAKYVDGTTELHIPARIDEVTAQRVRKTAVQAYQALECAGLARVDFFVQADGKIILNEINTLPGFTSISMYPKLFTASGVAYSDLIDRLIEYALKG; via the coding sequence TTGTCTGTTAAATTGTGTGTACTATTTGGCGGGGTATCCAGCGAGCATGAGGTTTCCCGCATATCAGCGGCTTCGGTGCTGGAAAATCTTCACCGTGACCGTTATGAACTGACTGTTTTGGGCATCACCCGGGATGGCCGCTGGCTGCACTATACCGGCCCGGCTCAGCTGATTGCTGAAGATAAATGGGAGGCCCCTGAATATACCGCTCCTGCCATTCTTTCCCCCGACCGCTCTCACGGCGGCCTGTTGGTGAAAAAAGAAACCGGCTGGGAAAATCTCTCGGTGGATGTTGTGTTCCCGGTGCTTCATGGCAAAAATGGAGAGGATGGCACCATACAGGGTCTTTTGGCCTTGAGCGGCATTCCCTGCGTAGGCTGCGGCGTGCTCTCCAGCGCGATGTGTATGGATAAAGCCATTGCCCACTCGGTTTTGCAGGCGGCGGGTGTTCCCAAGGCAAAGCTCCTTGCCCTTTATGAGGACGAAGCTCAGGATATGCAGGCGGTGGAGGCTCGCTTTGCCCGGGAGCTTGGGTATCCACTGTTTATCAAGCCGGCCAATGCCGGTTCTTCGGTGGGCATCACAAAGGCCCATAACCCGGCGGAGCTGGAAGCCGCTTTGAAGGCTGCCTTTGTCCACGACCGCAAGATTGTGGCCGAAGAGGCTATTGCAGGCAAAGAGGTGGAGTGTGCCATTATGGGCAACCGTTCTCCCGTTGCTGCACAGGTGCTGGGCGAGATTGCTCCGGTTAAAGAGTTTTATGACTACGAAGCAAAATATGTGGATGGCACCACCGAGCTGCATATCCCCGCCCGCATTGATGAAGTAACTGCCCAGCGGGTTCGCAAAACAGCGGTGCAGGCTTATCAGGCATTGGAATGCGCCGGTCTTGCCCGGGTGGATTTTTTTGTGCAGGCGGATGGCAAGATCATTCTCAACGAAATCAACACCCTGCCGGGCTTTACCAGCATCAGCATGTATCCCAAGCTGTTCACAGCCAGCGGTGTTGCTTATTCCGATTTGATTGACCGGCTCATTGAATATGCCCTTAAAGGTTAG
- the rpmG gene encoding 50S ribosomal protein L33, translating into MRVKVTLACTECKQRNYNTQKNKKNDPDRLEMNKYCRFCRKHTPHRETK; encoded by the coding sequence ATGAGAGTAAAGGTCACTTTGGCTTGCACCGAATGCAAGCAACGCAACTACAATACCCAGAAAAACAAAAAAAACGATCCTGACAGGCTTGAGATGAACAAGTATTGCAGATTCTGCAGGAAGCACACGCCTCATCGGGAAACCAAGTAG
- the secE gene encoding preprotein translocase subunit SecE has protein sequence MAANVKKEEKSKSGPGFFGKISRFFRDILGEMKRVVWPSKKQVMNNTVIVIGFMIVASILIGGFDILLSQLVKLLMSLF, from the coding sequence TTGGCAGCAAACGTAAAAAAAGAAGAAAAGAGCAAGTCCGGCCCTGGATTTTTCGGCAAAATTTCCCGGTTTTTCCGCGATATTCTCGGAGAAATGAAGCGGGTTGTGTGGCCCAGCAAGAAACAGGTTATGAACAACACTGTTATTGTTATCGGCTTTATGATTGTAGCTTCGATTCTCATCGGTGGGTTCGACATTCTTTTATCCCAGCTTGTCAAGCTGCTTATGTCCCTGTTTTAA
- the nusG gene encoding transcription termination/antitermination protein NusG: MSETPRWYVVHTYSGYENKVATNIEKAVENRKLHDLICEVKVPTETVVEIKDNKKKEVERKIFPGYVMVKMIMTDDSWYVVRNIRGVTGFVGPGSKPVPLTEEEVSRLGVEVREIVVNFKVGDSVKVVDSYLEGFIGVVDSIEPENNLVRVTVSMMGKDVPVELELDQVETLD; encoded by the coding sequence ATGTCTGAAACACCCAGATGGTATGTGGTGCATACCTATTCCGGTTACGAGAATAAAGTGGCAACCAATATCGAAAAAGCTGTGGAGAACCGTAAGCTGCATGATTTGATCTGCGAGGTTAAGGTTCCCACCGAAACCGTTGTGGAAATTAAAGACAACAAGAAAAAAGAAGTTGAGCGCAAGATTTTCCCTGGTTATGTTATGGTCAAAATGATTATGACAGACGACAGCTGGTATGTTGTGCGCAACATACGTGGTGTTACCGGATTTGTGGGCCCTGGCTCCAAGCCGGTTCCCCTCACCGAGGAGGAAGTAAGCCGCCTTGGTGTTGAGGTTCGGGAAATTGTTGTCAACTTTAAGGTGGGCGATTCGGTTAAGGTTGTAGACAGCTACCTGGAAGGCTTTATCGGCGTTGTGGATTCCATTGAGCCGGAAAACAATCTGGTTCGGGTTACCGTTTCCATGATGGGTAAGGATGTTCCGGTTGAGCTGGAGCTGGATCAGGTGGAAACACTGGATTAG
- the rplK gene encoding 50S ribosomal protein L11 encodes MANKVTGYIKLQIPAGKATPAPPVGPALGQHGVNIMAFTKEFNERTKGDVGLIIPVVITVYADRSFSFITKTPPAPVLIKKALGLNKASGVPNKTKVGKLTKEQVQKIAETKLPDLNAADLEAAMSMVAGTARSMGITVEE; translated from the coding sequence ATGGCAAACAAGGTTACGGGCTATATCAAGTTGCAGATTCCCGCTGGTAAAGCAACTCCGGCCCCGCCGGTAGGCCCTGCTCTGGGTCAGCACGGCGTGAATATCATGGCGTTTACCAAGGAATTCAACGAGCGCACAAAGGGTGACGTGGGCCTGATTATTCCTGTGGTTATCACTGTTTACGCAGACCGCTCTTTCAGCTTTATCACAAAGACTCCTCCGGCTCCGGTGCTTATTAAAAAGGCACTTGGTCTCAATAAGGCCTCGGGTGTCCCCAACAAGACCAAAGTGGGCAAGCTCACAAAAGAGCAGGTCCAAAAGATCGCTGAGACAAAGTTGCCCGATTTGAATGCTGCCGATCTGGAAGCAGCCATGAGCATGGTGGCTGGTACCGCCCGCAGCATGGGCATCACGGTGGAGGAATAG
- the rplA gene encoding 50S ribosomal protein L1 produces the protein MKRGKKYADSVKLFDKAALHDTTEALDVCLKTAKAKFDETVEIHVRLGVDSRHADQQVRGAVVLPNGTGKKVRVLVFCKGDNVAAAQAAGAEYVGAEDMMTKIQTEGWMDFDVVIASPDMMGIVGRLGKVLGPRGLMPNPKAGTVTPDVAKAVQEAKAGKIEYRLDKTNIIHCPLGKASFGVEKLQENLDTLMGAIVKAKPSAAKGQYVRSCVVATTMGPGVKINPSKFI, from the coding sequence ATGAAACGTGGAAAAAAATACGCGGACAGCGTAAAGCTGTTCGATAAAGCGGCTCTGCATGACACAACCGAGGCTCTCGATGTCTGCCTGAAAACCGCAAAGGCTAAATTTGATGAAACTGTGGAAATTCATGTGCGCCTTGGTGTTGACTCCCGTCACGCCGACCAGCAGGTTCGCGGCGCTGTGGTTCTGCCCAATGGTACCGGCAAAAAGGTTCGTGTTCTTGTTTTCTGCAAGGGCGATAACGTGGCCGCCGCTCAGGCAGCCGGTGCTGAGTATGTTGGCGCAGAGGATATGATGACCAAGATTCAGACCGAAGGCTGGATGGATTTTGATGTAGTTATCGCATCCCCCGATATGATGGGCATTGTTGGTCGCCTCGGTAAGGTTCTCGGACCCCGCGGCCTGATGCCTAACCCCAAGGCCGGTACTGTTACCCCTGATGTTGCCAAGGCTGTTCAAGAAGCCAAGGCCGGTAAGATCGAGTATCGTCTTGACAAAACCAACATCATCCATTGCCCTCTTGGCAAGGCCTCTTTCGGCGTTGAGAAGCTCCAGGAAAACCTGGATACTCTTATGGGCGCCATTGTGAAAGCAAAGCCTTCCGCCGCCAAGGGCCAGTATGTCCGCTCCTGCGTGGTTGCTACCACCATGGGACCTGGCGTCAAGATCAACCCTTCTAAATTTATCTAA
- a CDS encoding aldo/keto reductase gives MEKILLGKTGLEVTRTAFGMLPLQRVDAETAVQILRTAYEAGINFYDTARSYSDSEEKMGLALSDVRKNIIVASKSMATNGDELKKHLEISLNNMKTDYIDIYQLHNPTQLPDPEDKNSTLYALMEAKRQGMVRHIGISNHSVDRAVAAVKSGIYETMQFPFSLLSIQRDKDLVALCEEHGMGFIAMKALCGGLLTNARTAFAYLRRFQAVVPIWGIQRMEELEEILELDANPPVYDAEIQALVAKEREELSGDFCRGCGYCLPCPVEIPINMAARMTFLLHRSPYLRFLTPAWQKEMAHIEDCIECGSCASKCPYSLNTPQLLKTMHKQYVAFLEEHRDEIPSV, from the coding sequence ATGGAAAAGATTCTATTGGGAAAAACAGGCCTTGAGGTAACCAGAACCGCCTTTGGCATGCTGCCGCTTCAACGGGTGGATGCTGAAACCGCTGTGCAGATTCTTCGCACAGCCTATGAAGCAGGCATTAACTTTTATGATACTGCCCGATCCTACAGCGACAGTGAAGAGAAAATGGGGCTGGCCCTTTCAGATGTGCGAAAGAATATCATCGTCGCCAGTAAATCCATGGCCACCAATGGCGATGAACTGAAAAAGCATTTGGAAATCAGCCTAAACAATATGAAGACCGATTATATTGATATTTATCAGCTGCATAACCCCACACAGCTGCCTGACCCGGAGGATAAAAACAGCACCCTTTATGCTCTGATGGAAGCGAAACGCCAGGGGATGGTCCGGCACATCGGCATCAGCAACCACAGTGTGGATCGAGCCGTAGCGGCGGTAAAATCCGGCATCTACGAAACCATGCAGTTCCCCTTCTCTCTTCTTTCCATTCAGCGGGATAAAGACTTGGTGGCTCTTTGTGAGGAGCATGGAATGGGCTTTATCGCCATGAAAGCCTTATGCGGTGGGCTGCTTACCAATGCCCGAACTGCCTTTGCCTATCTGCGCCGCTTTCAGGCAGTTGTTCCCATCTGGGGCATTCAGCGTATGGAAGAGCTGGAGGAGATACTGGAGCTGGATGCCAATCCACCGGTATACGATGCCGAGATTCAGGCACTTGTAGCAAAGGAAAGGGAAGAGCTGAGCGGTGACTTTTGCCGGGGCTGCGGCTATTGCTTGCCCTGCCCGGTGGAAATTCCCATCAACATGGCGGCCAGAATGACCTTTTTGCTGCATCGCTCCCCCTATCTGAGATTCCTGACCCCTGCGTGGCAAAAAGAAATGGCTCACATTGAGGATTGCATCGAGTGTGGTTCCTGCGCCTCTAAGTGCCCATATTCTCTTAACACACCCCAGCTGCTGAAAACTATGCACAAGCAGTATGTGGCCTTTTTGGAAGAGCACAGGGACGAGATACCCTCTGTTTAA
- a CDS encoding glycogen/starch synthase yields MKILFAASEAVPYAASGGLADVAGSLTKSICGRGHGCRVVLPLYGDISEEHRQSMRFVASFTVVLGWRNQYCGVFEAQRDGVWYYFLDNEYYFKRQGLYSFYDDAERFAFFSKAVLDMLEQVDFEPEIIHCNDWQTGLIPVYLNTLYRASPKLREVKTVYTIHNIQYQGQYDLEIAGDVLGLPEPAVAMLEYGGSLNLMKGGIDQCDLLTTVSPTYAKEILDPYYAHGLEGFLQTKSYKLHGILNGIDTVSYDPAADLSLLENYSLSALKGKQRSKKKLQLELGLSPDSKAPMLAMVTRLASHKGLDLVQYIFGRIMDEGVQFVLLGSGDWQLEKFFREMVAQYPGRVSVTLGFEPPLARKIYAGADLFLMPSKSEPCGLAQMIALRYGTLPVVRSTGGLADSIIDVGDDGYGYTFQSYNAEDMLGAIQRGLADYAQPKKWVGLVKKAMACDFSWEASAGEYIRLYQQIVEG; encoded by the coding sequence GTGAAAATATTATTTGCAGCCAGCGAAGCGGTGCCTTATGCTGCCTCAGGAGGGCTGGCGGATGTAGCCGGTTCACTGACCAAGAGCATATGCGGCCGGGGCCACGGTTGCCGGGTTGTGCTGCCCCTTTATGGGGATATCTCGGAGGAGCATCGGCAGTCTATGCGGTTTGTGGCCTCCTTTACCGTGGTGTTGGGGTGGCGAAACCAATACTGCGGGGTGTTTGAAGCCCAGCGGGATGGAGTTTGGTATTATTTTCTTGACAACGAATACTATTTCAAGCGGCAGGGCCTTTACAGCTTTTACGATGATGCCGAGCGGTTTGCGTTTTTCTCCAAGGCTGTGCTGGATATGCTGGAGCAGGTGGATTTTGAACCGGAAATCATCCACTGCAACGACTGGCAGACCGGGCTGATTCCAGTGTATCTCAATACCCTGTATCGGGCCAGCCCCAAGCTGCGGGAGGTTAAAACGGTTTATACCATCCATAACATCCAGTATCAAGGGCAGTATGATCTGGAAATAGCGGGGGATGTGCTGGGCCTGCCGGAGCCGGCTGTAGCGATGCTGGAATACGGCGGCAGCCTTAACCTGATGAAGGGTGGCATCGATCAGTGCGATTTGCTCACCACAGTCAGCCCCACCTATGCCAAGGAGATTCTTGATCCTTATTATGCCCATGGGCTGGAAGGCTTTTTGCAGACAAAAAGCTATAAGCTCCACGGTATTCTCAATGGCATTGATACGGTCAGCTATGACCCTGCCGCGGATTTGAGCCTGCTGGAAAACTATAGCTTATCGGCGCTTAAAGGCAAACAGCGAAGCAAAAAAAAGCTTCAATTGGAGCTGGGCCTTTCCCCCGATTCCAAAGCGCCTATGCTTGCCATGGTAACCCGGTTGGCCTCCCACAAGGGGCTGGATTTGGTGCAGTATATTTTTGGCCGCATCATGGATGAGGGCGTGCAGTTTGTTCTGCTTGGCTCAGGAGATTGGCAGCTGGAAAAGTTTTTCCGGGAGATGGTTGCCCAGTATCCGGGCAGAGTCTCGGTAACCCTTGGTTTTGAGCCGCCTTTGGCCCGCAAAATCTATGCAGGGGCGGATTTGTTCCTCATGCCCAGTAAAAGTGAGCCCTGCGGGCTGGCCCAGATGATCGCCCTGCGGTATGGTACCCTGCCTGTGGTGCGCAGCACCGGCGGGCTTGCGGATTCCATCATAGACGTGGGGGATGATGGCTATGGCTATACCTTCCAGAGCTACAACGCCGAGGATATGCTGGGTGCAATCCAGCGGGGCTTGGCCGATTATGCCCAGCCGAAAAAATGGGTAGGGCTTGTGAAAAAGGCCATGGCCTGCGATTTCAGCTGGGAGGCCTCCGCCGGGGAATACATCCGGTTGTATCAGCAGATTGTTGAGGGGTAA